The region CAAGAAGACTGCGGTGTACGTCGAGGAGAACGGGACCCGCCACTTCCTGTCGCCCCGCTGCCAGCACATGGGGTGCACGGTCGACTGGAACGACGGAGACCAGTCGTGGGACTGCCCGTGCCACGGCTCCAGGTACCGGTACGACGGCAAGGTGTTCCACGGACCGGCGAAAAAGGACCTGGATGCGGCCGATATCGACCCCCAGCGTTATTCTGGGTAGCCGAATGTCTGAATCTTTCGACTTCGTAGTAATCGGCTCGGGCCCCGCCGGTGAGAAGGCGGCAGCTTTGGCTGCCTACTTCGACAAGCGGGTCGCCATCGTCGAACGCAACGAGATCCCGGGCGGCGTGGTAGTTGCCAACGCCGGCGTCCCGACCAAAACCCTTCGTGAAACCGCCCTCTACCTGACCGGCTTTCGCCGCCGCGACGTCTACGGGGTCCACCTGGAGCTCGACGCGGGGGCCACTGTCGAGCGTCTCCGCAGCCGCACTGAGGAGGTCATCGCCACCATGGCGGCCGCGGTCAGGGACAACATCGAGCGCCACGGCATCGCACTCATCCACGGCGAAGCCCGGCTGGCCCCCGGCCGCAAGGTTGTCGTCGCCTGCCCTGACGGCTCTGAGCGCACCCTGGAGGCAGGGCGCATCCTAATTGCCACCGGCTCCCGCCCCTACCACCCCCCGGGCATCGCGTTCGAGGACCCGGATATCTACGACTCGGAGGAGATCGTCAAGGTCGACCGCCCGGTGCGGTCCACAGTCGTCGTAGGCGGCGGCGCAGTGGGCTGCGAGTACGCGTCGATCTTCACCGCGCTGGGTGCAGAGGTATGCCTGGTGGACGGCGCCGACCGGCTGCTCCCCTTCCTGGACCGTGAGATGTCGGGGCTGGTGGCCGAGGCGTTTCGGGCCTTGGGGATGACCGTGCACCTGAACGCCGGGCACGCGAAGGTCGGCAGGGACCACGAGGGCCTGCGGGTCGAACTGGG is a window of Actinomycetota bacterium DNA encoding:
- a CDS encoding Rieske 2Fe-2S domain-containing protein, with amino-acid sequence SSVPVELAHKAARDVLIAKTTDRTLEDISPGHGGLVTLEGKKTAVYVEENGTRHFLSPRCQHMGCTVDWNDGDQSWDCPCHGSRYRYDGKVFHGPAKKDLDAADIDPQRYSG
- the sthA gene encoding Si-specific NAD(P)(+) transhydrogenase, with the protein product MSESFDFVVIGSGPAGEKAAALAAYFDKRVAIVERNEIPGGVVVANAGVPTKTLRETALYLTGFRRRDVYGVHLELDAGATVERLRSRTEEVIATMAAAVRDNIERHGIALIHGEARLAPGRKVVVACPDGSERTLEAGRILIATGSRPYHPPGIAFEDPDIYDSEEIVKVDRPVRSTVVVGGGAVGCEYASIFTALGAEVCLVDGADRLLPFLDREMSGLVAEAFRALGMTVHLNAGHAKVGRDHEGLRVELGDGAVIRPAQVLMAAGRAGNSECLNLAEVGIEVDKRNRILVDENFQTTAEGIYAAGDIIGPPALASVSMEQGRVAAYHALDTPFENVVAEVAPFGVYSIPEVAMVGLTEEAAAEQGIDYEVGRGWFKRNTRANIAGATDGLVKLVFRKQDRVLLGVHILGDIAAELIAHGQIAVQQRLPIDHFVLSTYNVPTFSEAYKYAAYDGLQRLRGKVIR